Proteins from a genomic interval of Hypomesus transpacificus isolate Combined female unplaced genomic scaffold, fHypTra1 scaffold_84, whole genome shotgun sequence:
- the rab36 gene encoding ras-related protein Rab-36, translated as MDGTRNGTMKHFSTPVSRDRVICKFPKCHNPQACLQTKDDWNAEAKVAFKDRDERHHGWDRLKMSKAVVVGDLNVGKTCLINRFCKDAFDRDYKATIGVDFEIERFELCGVPFSLQIWDTAGQEKFKCIASAYYRGAQVIVTVFDMADIKTLDHTRQWLEEALRENEPGSCFVFLVGTKSDLLSPEECHRTEKDALRIATEMNAEFWSVSAKTGDNVQEFFFRVAALAFEESILKDLEKGITPNSIGRGNSIGSDRANLEEAQSKDEKKNCC; from the exons ATGGACGGGACGAGGAACGGGACGATGAAGCACTTCTCCACACCTGTAAGCAGGGACAGGGTCATCTGCAAGTTCCCAAAG TGCCACAACCCACAGGCTTGTCTGCAGACAAAGGACGACTGGAATGCGGAGGCCAAGGTTGCTTTTAAAGACAGAGATGAGAGGCATCATGG ATGGGACAGGCTGAAGATGTCGAAAGCGGTAGTCGTGGGCGACCTGAATGTAGGCAAGACCTGTCTCATCAATAG GTTTTGTAAAGATGCATTTGACCGGGATTACAAAGCAACCATCGGGGTGGACTTTGAAATCGAGAGGTTTGAGCTATGCGGGGTTCCATTCTCTCTCCAGAT CTGGGACACAGCGGGGCAGGAGAAGTTTAAATGCATTGCTTCTGCGTACTACAGAGGTGCTCAGG tGATCGTCACTGTCTTCGACATGGCAGACATTAAGACCCTGGACCACACACG ACAGTGGCTGGAGGAAGCCCTGAGAGAAAATGAGCCAGGTTCCTGTTTCGTCTTCCTGGTTGGAACAAAGAGCGACCTGCTG TCCCCAGAGGAATGCCACAGGACAGAGAAAGATGCTCTCAGAATAGCGACGGAGATGAACGCTGAATTTTGGTCGGTTTCCGCCAAAACAG GTGACAATGTGCAGGAGTTCTTCTTTAGAGTGGCTGCCCTGGCCTTTGAGGAGTCCATACTAAAGGACCTAGAGAAAGGGATAACCCCTAACAGCATTGGAAGGGGAAACAGTATCG gctcaGACAGAGCCAACCTGGAAGAGGCTCAGTCAAAAGACGAAAAGAAAAACTGCTGCTGA
- the gnaz gene encoding guanine nucleotide-binding protein G(z) subunit alpha gives MGCRQSSEEKEAARRSRRIDRHLRSESQRQRREIKLLLLGTSNSGKSTIVKQMKIIHSGGFNLDACKEYKPLILYNAIDSLTRIIRALATLKIDFHDADRAYDAVQLFALTGPAESKGEITAELQGVMKRLWGDSGVQECFQRSNEYHLEDNTAYYLNDLDRISSGEFIPTVEDILRSRDMTTGIVENKFTFKELTFKMVDVGGQRSERKKWIHCFEGVTAIIFCVELSGYDLKLYEDNQTSRMAESLRLFDSICNNNWFTNTSLILFLNKKDLLAEKIKRIPLTVCFADYKGQNTYEEAAVYVQRQFEDLNRNKETKEIYSHFTCATDTSNIQFVFDAVTDVIIQNNLKYIGLC, from the exons ATGGGGTGCCGGCAGAGCTCCGAGGAGAAGGAGGCGGCGCGGCGCTCACGGCGCATCGACCGCCACCTGCGCTCGGAGAGCCAGCGGCAGCGCCGCGAGATcaagctcctcctcctgggcACCAGCAACTCGGGGAAGAGCACCATCGTCAAGCAGATGAAGATCATCCACAGCGGCGGTTTCAACCTGGACGCCTGCAAGGAGTACAAGCCCCTGATCCTCTACAACGCCATCGACTCGCTCACGCGCATCATCCGCGCCCTCGCCACCCTCAAGATCGACTTCCACGACGCCGACCGCGCCTACGACGCTGTGCAGCTGTTCGCCCTGACGGGGCCGGCCGAGAGCAAGGGGGAGATCACGGCCGAGCTGCAGGGGGTGATGAAGCGTCTGTGGGGCGACTCGGGCGTGCAGGAGTGCTTCCAGCGCTCCAACGAGTACCACCTGGAGGACAACACGGCGTATTACCTGAACGACCTGGACCGCATCTCCTCCGGGGAGTTCATCCCCACCGTGGAGGATATCCTGCGCTCCAGGGACATGACCACAGGCATCGTGGAGAACAAGTTCACCTTCAAGGAGCTCACCTTCAAGATGGTGGACGTGGGGGGCCAGCGTTCCGAGCGCAAGAAGTGGATCCACTGCTTCGAGGGCGTGACAGCCATCATTTTCTGTGTGGAGCTAAGCGGCTACGACCTGAAGCTCTACGAAGACAACCAGACG AGTCGCATGGCAGAGAGCCTGCGTCTCTTCGATTCCATCTGCAACAACAACTGGTTCACCAACACCTcgctcatcctcttcctcaacaAGAAGGACCTGCTGGCGGAGAAGATCAAGCGCATCCCTCTAACGGTCTGCTTCGCCGACTACAAAGGCCAGAACACCTATGAGGAGGCAGCCGTCTACGTGCAGCGGCAGTTTGAGGACTTGAACCGCAACAAGGAGACCAAGGAGATCTACTCCCACTTCACCTGCGCCACCGACACCAGCAACATCCAGTTTGTGTTTGACGCCGTCACGGATGTGATCATCCAGAACAATCTCAAGTACATTGGGCTGTGCTAG